In Cottoperca gobio chromosome 1, fCotGob3.1, whole genome shotgun sequence, a genomic segment contains:
- the anxa5b gene encoding annexin A5b isoform X2 — translation MATRGSVKASKNFNATTDAEVLYKAMKGLGTNEDAILELLVGRNNVQRQDIKIAFKTLFGTDLVDKLKGELGGKFETLIVGLMTAPLAYDVSMLRNAIKGAGTDEKVLVEILASRTPQQVKDIVSAYRKEYDDDLEEDISGDTSGHFKRLLVILLQGNKQTGIQQETVDSDAEVLFKAGEQKFGTDEQTFVTILGNRSAEHLRKVFDAYMKLSGYEMEESIKKETSGGLRDLLLAVVKCARSVPAYFAETLYYAMKGLGTDDNTLIRAMVTRSEVDLLDIRTEFRKLFACSLHSMIKGDTGGDYGKALLLLCGGDDA, via the exons ATG GCCACCAGAGGATCTGTTAAAGCCAGTAAAAACTTCAATGCCACTACAGATGCTGAGGTCCTGTACAAGGCCATGAAGGGGCTAG GGACCAATGAGGATGCCATCCTGGAGCTATTGGTGGGGCGCAACAACGTCCAGAGGCAGGACATCAAGATCGCCTTCAAAACTCTGTTTGGAACG GATCTGGTGGATAAACTGAAGGGAGAGCTGGGGGGCAAATTTGAGACCCTGATCGTGGGTCTGATGACCGCACCCCTCGCTTATGATGTGTCAATGCTCCGCAACGCCATCAAG GGGGCAGGAACAGACGAGAAGGTCCTGGTGGAGATCCTCGCCTCCAGAACGCCTCAGCAGGTCAAGGACATCGTCAGTGCTTATAGAAAAG AGTACGATGACGACCTGGAGGAGGATATATCCGGTGACACTTCAGGACACTTCAAGAGACTTCTGGTGATTCTGCTGCAG GGGAACAAGCAGACTGGGATCCAGCAGGAAACCGTTGACAGTGATGCTGAG GTCCTCTTCAAGGCAGGAGAGCAGAAGTTTGGCACTGATGAACAGACGTTTGTCACCATCCTGGGAAACCGCAGTGCAGAACATCTTAGGAAAG TATTTGATGCCTACATGAAGCTGTCAGGATACGAGATGGAGGAGAGCATCAAGAAGGAAACATCTGGAGGCCTGAGAGATCTTCTTCTGGCCGTCG tgaaGTGTGCCAGGAGCGTTCCAGCCTATTTTGCTGAAACGCTGTACTATGCAATGAAG GGTTTAGGGACTGATGATAACACCCTGATCAGAGCGATGGTGACTCGCAGTGAGGTGGACTTGTTGGACATCAGAACTGAGTTCAGGAAGCTGTTTGCCTGCTCTCTGCATTCCATGATCAag GGAGATACCGGCGGCGACTACGGAAAAGCTTTACTGTTGCTCTGTGGTGGAGATGATGCGTAA
- the anxa5b gene encoding annexin A5b isoform X1 has translation MATRGSVKASKNFNATTDAEVLYKAMKGLGTNEDAILELLVGRNNVQRQDIKIAFKTLFGTDLVDKLKGELGGKFETLIVGLMTAPLAYDVSMLRNAIKGAGTDEKVLVEILASRTPQQVKDIVSAYRKEYDDDLEEDISGDTSGHFKRLLVILLQGNKQTGIQQETVDSDAEVLFKAGEQKFGTDEQTFVTILGNRSAEHLRKVFDAYMKLSGYEMEESIKKETSGGLRDLLLAVVKCARSVPAYFAETLYYAMKGLGTDDNTLIRAMVTRSEVDLLDIRTEFRKLFACSLHSMIKVHTHTHTHLLYVSSHTPTKRY, from the exons ATG GCCACCAGAGGATCTGTTAAAGCCAGTAAAAACTTCAATGCCACTACAGATGCTGAGGTCCTGTACAAGGCCATGAAGGGGCTAG GGACCAATGAGGATGCCATCCTGGAGCTATTGGTGGGGCGCAACAACGTCCAGAGGCAGGACATCAAGATCGCCTTCAAAACTCTGTTTGGAACG GATCTGGTGGATAAACTGAAGGGAGAGCTGGGGGGCAAATTTGAGACCCTGATCGTGGGTCTGATGACCGCACCCCTCGCTTATGATGTGTCAATGCTCCGCAACGCCATCAAG GGGGCAGGAACAGACGAGAAGGTCCTGGTGGAGATCCTCGCCTCCAGAACGCCTCAGCAGGTCAAGGACATCGTCAGTGCTTATAGAAAAG AGTACGATGACGACCTGGAGGAGGATATATCCGGTGACACTTCAGGACACTTCAAGAGACTTCTGGTGATTCTGCTGCAG GGGAACAAGCAGACTGGGATCCAGCAGGAAACCGTTGACAGTGATGCTGAG GTCCTCTTCAAGGCAGGAGAGCAGAAGTTTGGCACTGATGAACAGACGTTTGTCACCATCCTGGGAAACCGCAGTGCAGAACATCTTAGGAAAG TATTTGATGCCTACATGAAGCTGTCAGGATACGAGATGGAGGAGAGCATCAAGAAGGAAACATCTGGAGGCCTGAGAGATCTTCTTCTGGCCGTCG tgaaGTGTGCCAGGAGCGTTCCAGCCTATTTTGCTGAAACGCTGTACTATGCAATGAAG GGTTTAGGGACTGATGATAACACCCTGATCAGAGCGATGGTGACTCGCAGTGAGGTGGACTTGTTGGACATCAGAACTGAGTTCAGGAAGCTGTTTGCCTGCTCTCTGCATTCCATGATCAaggtacacactcacactcacacaca CTTATTGTACGTAAGTTCCCATACACCTACAAAGCGGTATTAA